One Accipiter gentilis chromosome 25, bAccGen1.1, whole genome shotgun sequence genomic region harbors:
- the LGALS3 gene encoding galectin-3 yields the protein MSDGFSLSDALSTGNNPTPSAPPPQGWPSWGNQPPAPGGFPAYPGSPATYPGAPGAYPGAPGPYPGGPAGQGPYPGAPGAFPGAPAGPGPYPAPGQPPSGPGFGPPPPQGGPAPPMKVPFELALQAGLVPRMLITIMGTVNPNPNRFSLDFKRGNDIAFHFNPRFKEDNTKVIVCNSMFQNNWGKEDRTAPRFPFEAGKPFKLQILCEVDHFKVAVNDAHLLQYSFREKKLNEITKLCIAGDITLTSVTPTMI from the exons TTATCCGACGCTTTGTCCACCGGCAACAACCcgacccccagtgcccccccaccccaaggctgGCCCTCCTGGGGGAACCAGCCGCCAGCTCCTGGGGGGTTCCCGGCGTACCCCGGCTCTCCCGCGACCTATCCTGGAGCACCGGGAGCATATCCAGGAGCACCGGGACCGTATCCAGGAGGACCAGCAGGACAAGGACCATATCCAGGAGCACCTGGAGCATTCCCTGGAGcgccagcaggaccagggccgTATCCTGCCCCAGGACAACCGCCCAGTGGCCCTGGATTCGGGCCCCCTCCTCCGCAGGGAGGACCGGCTCCTCCGATG AAAGTCCCCTTTGAGCTGGCCCTGCAGGCAGGACTCGTCCCTCGGATGCTCATAACCATCATGGGGACCGTCAACCCCAACCCAAACAG GTTTTCACTGGATTTCAAGAGAGGGAATGACATTGCCTTCCACTTTAATCCCCGCTTCAAGGAAGACAACACCAAAGTCATCGTCTGTAATTCAATGTTCCAGAATAACTGGGGAAAGGAAGATAGAACAGCTCCTAGGTTTCCATTTGAAGCTGGAAAACCCTTCAAG CTCCAGATCCTTTGCGAGGTGGATCACTTCAAGGTAGCGGTCAACGATGCTCACTTGCTGCAGTACAGCTTCCGTGAGAAGAAGCTGAACGAGATCACCAAGCTCTGCATTGCTGGGGACATCACCCTCACGAGCGTCACGCCGACCATGATATAA